The Peribacillus simplex genome contains a region encoding:
- a CDS encoding VOC family protein, which produces MIEGLYEAHLPVKNLAISMDFYKKIGLKLAWRDEDTAFFWIEENKSWVGLWEGKEYQTPYHPSLRHIAFRISYENMKNALTWLQSLKIEVVPFGKRTSIEPFVRPNQGNASVYFNDPDGNSLELMCSIKVPDAYKHMTEKLSLEEWEELLTK; this is translated from the coding sequence ATGATAGAAGGTTTATATGAAGCCCATCTACCCGTAAAGAACTTGGCCATCTCTATGGATTTTTATAAGAAAATAGGCTTGAAGCTAGCATGGAGGGATGAAGATACTGCCTTCTTTTGGATAGAGGAAAACAAAAGCTGGGTCGGATTATGGGAAGGGAAAGAATATCAAACTCCATACCACCCTTCACTAAGGCATATCGCATTTCGGATATCTTATGAAAATATGAAAAATGCATTAACCTGGCTCCAATCCCTAAAAATTGAAGTCGTCCCTTTTGGAAAAAGGACATCGATTGAACCTTTTGTGCGTCCGAACCAAGGAAACGCTTCCGTCTACTTCAATGATCCTGATGGCAATAGTCTGGAACTTATGTGTTCGATAAAAGTCCCTGATGCATATAAGCATATGACTGAAAAACTTTCACTTGAAGAATGGGAAGAACTATTAACTAAGTGA